A part of Salvelinus sp. IW2-2015 linkage group LG16, ASM291031v2, whole genome shotgun sequence genomic DNA contains:
- the LOC111975792 gene encoding calcium homeostasis endoplasmic reticulum protein isoform X1, which produces MDIPTAPEDQELKNVIDKLAQFVARNGPEFEKMTMEKQKDNPKFSFLFGGDFFTYYRCKLAMEHHQHPTTHECEEYKLEDLYNPSGKEVPDVPPPITILAPPPIAPATPSLDELIQQSQWNLQQQEQHLLTLRQEQVTAAIALAMEQQTQKLLAETQQDISEFDNLLQPIIDTCTKDAISAGKNWMFNNAKGPLHCELMCSHLRNRITADAAHFELRLHLIYLTNDVLHHCQRKQQRDLLAALQKVVVPIYCTSFLAVEEDKQQKVTRLLQLWEKNGYFDEVTIQQLQSPAVGLGQYQASLITEYAAVVQPVQLAFQQQIQTLKTQHEEFVANLTVQQTAAAAAAVSQLAAAEPDVKAVTTQPGEVKASMSGPPGDYDGAPPRSDPGANNTGHSDNSSSKPWFDPQHMPGGWNPNQPPPFDPTQAPPPCPPWNSHEGMWNEQRGDPSWSGGPPRGEGGPWSGGGGQNEPPPNWSGQYDQPPWSNQGPDQPPWGQREPPFPRMQRPPHFRGPFPPHQQGPPPFNQPPPPPHNFGRFPPRFMQDDFPHRHHFERPPYPPHRFDYPQGDFPGDMGPPPHHHPSQRIPPPGMGGGEHPPWGGNQHPDFGPPPHGFNGHSPHMRQRLSPAHVNQDDPSLVPNVPYFDLPAGLMAPLVKLEDHEYKALDPKDIRLPPPMPPSDRLLAAVEAFYSPPSHDRPRNSEGWEQNGLYEFFRAKMRARRKKGQEKHNSAHGGSRSHSRSRSRGRSSSRSSSSSSKSSRSSSRSRSRSYSRSRSRSRSRSRSSRSRSRSRSRSRSRSPDKRRLEKPGHXSAPATASQKSRSPSPPTNSGLGAAPSILPPDSRLGEENKGHQLLMKMGWSGSGGLGVKEQGIQDPIKGGELRDKWDQYKGVGVSLDDPYENYRRNKSYNFVARMKAREEVNREPQEPPPAE; this is translated from the exons atCAAGAGCTGAAAAATGTCATTGACAAACTGGCCCAGTTTGTGGCTCGAAATGGCCCCGAGTTTGAGAAGATGACAATGGAGAAACAGAAGGACAATCCCAAATTCTCTTTTCTGTTTGGAGGGGACTTCTTCACCTATTACCGGTGCAAGCTTGCTATGGAACACCACCAGC ATCCTACTACCCACGAGTGTGAGGAGTATAAATTGGAAG ATCTTTATAATCCATCCGGTAAGGAAGTCCCAGATGTCCCTCCACCAATCACAATCCTGGCTCCGCCCCCCATTGCCCCTGCCACGCCCTCTCTAGATGAACTCATCCAGCAGAGCCAATGGAATCTGCAGCAGCAAGAACAGCACCTACTCACTCTCAGACAG GAGCAAGTGACGGCAGCCATAGCTCTGGCCATGGAGCAGCAGACCCAGAAACTGCTAGCGGAGACTCAGCAGGACATTTCTGAATTTGACAACCTGCTGCAGCCCATCATTGATACCTGCACTAAAGACGCCATCTCG GCTGGTAAGAACTGGATGTTCAACAACGCCAAGGGCCCGCTGCACTGCGAGCTGATGTGCTCACACCTCCGGAACCGCATCACAGCCGACGCAGCCCACTTCGAACTCCGCCTTCACCTCATCTATCTCACCAATGATGTCCTCCATCACTG TCAGAGGAAGCAGCAGAGGGACCTGCTGGCAGCGCTGCAGAAGGTGGTGGTGCCCATCTACTGCACCAGCTTCCTGGCTGTAGAGGAGGACAAGCAGCAGAAGGTTACGCGG CTCCTGCAGCTCTGGGAAAAGAATGGCTACTTCGATGAGGTGACGATCCAGCAGTTACAGAGTCCAGCTGTGGGCCTGGGCCAGTATCAG gcCTCTCTGATCACAGAGTACGCTGCGGTGGTGCAGCCCGTTCAGCTGGCCTTCCAGCAGCAGATCCAGACCCTGAAGACGCAGCACGAGGAGTTTGTGGCCAACCTGACGGTGCAGCAGACTGCAGCAGCCGCAGCAGCAGTGAGCCAGCTAGCTGCAGCAGAGCCCGATGTTAAGGCAGTCACTACTCAGcctg GKGAGGTGAAGGCATCCATGTCTGGCCCTCCTGGTGATTATGACGGAGCCCCGCCCCGATCAGACCCCGGTGCTAACAACACTGGCCACTCTGATAACTCCTCCTCCAAACCCTGGTTCGACCCACAACACATGCCTGGAGGCTGGAACCCCAATCAGCCT CCTCCGTTTGACCCTACCCAGGCGCCCCCGCCTTGCCCGCCCTGGAACAGCCACGAAGGCATGTGGAACGAACAGAGGGGGGATCCCAGCTGGAGCGGAGGCCCTCCGAGGGGGGAGGGCGGTCCCTGGAGCGGAGGGGGAGGACAGAACGAGCCACCTCCCAACTGGAGTGGTCAGTACGACCAGCCCCCCTGGAGCAACCAGGGACCTGACCAGCCCCCCTGGGGCCAGAGAGAGCCCCCATTCCCCCGCATGCAGAGGCCTCCCCACTTCAGAGGGCCCTTCCCGCCCCACCAGCAAGGGCCCCCTCCCTTCAACCAGCCGCCCCCGCCTCCCCACAACTTCGGCCGGTTTCCTCCACGCTTCATGCAGGACGACTTCCCACACAGACATCACTTTGAGAGGCCACCCTACCCTCCACATCGCTTTGACTACCCACAGGGAGACTTTCCCGGAG ACATGGGCCCCccgccccaccaccaccccagccaGAGGATCCCTCCTCCGGGCATGGGGGGAGGAGAGCACCCTCCCTGGGGGGGTAACCAGCACCCTGACTTCGGCCCTCCGCCCCACGGCTTCAACGGCCATTCCCCCCATATGAGGCAGCGGCTGTCGCCGGCTCACGTCAACCAGGACGACCCCAGCCTGGTCCCCAACGTCCCTTACTTCGACCTGCCCGCCGGACTCATGGCCCCTCTAGTCAAA CTTGAAGACCATGAATACAAAGCCTTGGATCCCAAAGACATCCGCCTTCCTCCCCCCATGCCCCCTAGTGATCGCCTGCTAGCTGCTGTGGAGGCCTTCTACAGCCCCCCATCCCATGATCGACCCAGGAACag TGAGGGCTGGGAACAGAACGGCCTGTATGAGTTCTTCAGAGCCAAGATGAGAGCCAGGAGGAAAAAGGGCCAGGAGAAACACAACAG tgcCCACGGGGGTAGTCGTTCACACAGCCGTTCTCGTAGTCGGGGCCGCTCCTCATCTCGTTCCAGCTCCAGCTCCTCCAAGTCCTCCCGCTCCTCCTCACGGTCCCGCTCTCGCTCCTACTCCAGATCACGCTCCAG GAGCAGGAGCCGATCCAGGTCGTCCCGCAGTCGCTCTCGTTCCAGGTCTCGCTCCAGATCTCGCTCTCCTGACAAGAGACGGCTAGAGAAGCCCGGACATGRCTCCGCCCCCGCCACCGCCTCCCAGAAGTCCCGTAGCCCCTCCCCTCC CACTAATTCTGGGCTTGGAGCAGCCCCTTCTATCCTGCCTCCAGACAGCAGGCTGGGAGAGGAGAACAAGGGCCATCAACTGCTCATGAAAATGGGCTGGAGTGGTTCAGGGGGGCTTGGCGTGAAGGAGCAGGGCATCCAGGACCCCATCAAGGGGGGAGAACTCCGGGACAAGTGGGACCAGTATAAAGGAGTGGGGGTGTCACTGGACGACCCTTATGAGAACTACCGCAGGAACAAGAGTTACAATTTTGTAGCTCGCATGAAAGCAAGGGAGGAAG TGAATCGGGAACCACAGGAGCCCCCTCCCGCTGAATGA
- the LOC111975792 gene encoding calcium homeostasis endoplasmic reticulum protein isoform X2 — translation MDIPTAPEDQELKNVIDKLAQFVARNGPEFEKMTMEKQKDNPKFSFLFGGDFFTYYRCKLAMEHHQHLYNPSGKEVPDVPPPITILAPPPIAPATPSLDELIQQSQWNLQQQEQHLLTLRQEQVTAAIALAMEQQTQKLLAETQQDISEFDNLLQPIIDTCTKDAISAGKNWMFNNAKGPLHCELMCSHLRNRITADAAHFELRLHLIYLTNDVLHHCQRKQQRDLLAALQKVVVPIYCTSFLAVEEDKQQKVTRLLQLWEKNGYFDEVTIQQLQSPAVGLGQYQASLITEYAAVVQPVQLAFQQQIQTLKTQHEEFVANLTVQQTAAAAAAVSQLAAAEPDVKAVTTQPGEVKASMSGPPGDYDGAPPRSDPGANNTGHSDNSSSKPWFDPQHMPGGWNPNQPPPFDPTQAPPPCPPWNSHEGMWNEQRGDPSWSGGPPRGEGGPWSGGGGQNEPPPNWSGQYDQPPWSNQGPDQPPWGQREPPFPRMQRPPHFRGPFPPHQQGPPPFNQPPPPPHNFGRFPPRFMQDDFPHRHHFERPPYPPHRFDYPQGDFPGDMGPPPHHHPSQRIPPPGMGGGEHPPWGGNQHPDFGPPPHGFNGHSPHMRQRLSPAHVNQDDPSLVPNVPYFDLPAGLMAPLVKLEDHEYKALDPKDIRLPPPMPPSDRLLAAVEAFYSPPSHDRPRNSEGWEQNGLYEFFRAKMRARRKKGQEKHNSAHGGSRSHSRSRSRGRSSSRSSSSSSKSSRSSSRSRSRSYSRSRSRSRSRSRSSRSRSRSRSRSRSRSPDKRRLEKPGHXSAPATASQKSRSPSPPTNSGLGAAPSILPPDSRLGEENKGHQLLMKMGWSGSGGLGVKEQGIQDPIKGGELRDKWDQYKGVGVSLDDPYENYRRNKSYNFVARMKAREEVNREPQEPPPAE, via the exons atCAAGAGCTGAAAAATGTCATTGACAAACTGGCCCAGTTTGTGGCTCGAAATGGCCCCGAGTTTGAGAAGATGACAATGGAGAAACAGAAGGACAATCCCAAATTCTCTTTTCTGTTTGGAGGGGACTTCTTCACCTATTACCGGTGCAAGCTTGCTATGGAACACCACCAGC ATCTTTATAATCCATCCGGTAAGGAAGTCCCAGATGTCCCTCCACCAATCACAATCCTGGCTCCGCCCCCCATTGCCCCTGCCACGCCCTCTCTAGATGAACTCATCCAGCAGAGCCAATGGAATCTGCAGCAGCAAGAACAGCACCTACTCACTCTCAGACAG GAGCAAGTGACGGCAGCCATAGCTCTGGCCATGGAGCAGCAGACCCAGAAACTGCTAGCGGAGACTCAGCAGGACATTTCTGAATTTGACAACCTGCTGCAGCCCATCATTGATACCTGCACTAAAGACGCCATCTCG GCTGGTAAGAACTGGATGTTCAACAACGCCAAGGGCCCGCTGCACTGCGAGCTGATGTGCTCACACCTCCGGAACCGCATCACAGCCGACGCAGCCCACTTCGAACTCCGCCTTCACCTCATCTATCTCACCAATGATGTCCTCCATCACTG TCAGAGGAAGCAGCAGAGGGACCTGCTGGCAGCGCTGCAGAAGGTGGTGGTGCCCATCTACTGCACCAGCTTCCTGGCTGTAGAGGAGGACAAGCAGCAGAAGGTTACGCGG CTCCTGCAGCTCTGGGAAAAGAATGGCTACTTCGATGAGGTGACGATCCAGCAGTTACAGAGTCCAGCTGTGGGCCTGGGCCAGTATCAG gcCTCTCTGATCACAGAGTACGCTGCGGTGGTGCAGCCCGTTCAGCTGGCCTTCCAGCAGCAGATCCAGACCCTGAAGACGCAGCACGAGGAGTTTGTGGCCAACCTGACGGTGCAGCAGACTGCAGCAGCCGCAGCAGCAGTGAGCCAGCTAGCTGCAGCAGAGCCCGATGTTAAGGCAGTCACTACTCAGcctg GKGAGGTGAAGGCATCCATGTCTGGCCCTCCTGGTGATTATGACGGAGCCCCGCCCCGATCAGACCCCGGTGCTAACAACACTGGCCACTCTGATAACTCCTCCTCCAAACCCTGGTTCGACCCACAACACATGCCTGGAGGCTGGAACCCCAATCAGCCT CCTCCGTTTGACCCTACCCAGGCGCCCCCGCCTTGCCCGCCCTGGAACAGCCACGAAGGCATGTGGAACGAACAGAGGGGGGATCCCAGCTGGAGCGGAGGCCCTCCGAGGGGGGAGGGCGGTCCCTGGAGCGGAGGGGGAGGACAGAACGAGCCACCTCCCAACTGGAGTGGTCAGTACGACCAGCCCCCCTGGAGCAACCAGGGACCTGACCAGCCCCCCTGGGGCCAGAGAGAGCCCCCATTCCCCCGCATGCAGAGGCCTCCCCACTTCAGAGGGCCCTTCCCGCCCCACCAGCAAGGGCCCCCTCCCTTCAACCAGCCGCCCCCGCCTCCCCACAACTTCGGCCGGTTTCCTCCACGCTTCATGCAGGACGACTTCCCACACAGACATCACTTTGAGAGGCCACCCTACCCTCCACATCGCTTTGACTACCCACAGGGAGACTTTCCCGGAG ACATGGGCCCCccgccccaccaccaccccagccaGAGGATCCCTCCTCCGGGCATGGGGGGAGGAGAGCACCCTCCCTGGGGGGGTAACCAGCACCCTGACTTCGGCCCTCCGCCCCACGGCTTCAACGGCCATTCCCCCCATATGAGGCAGCGGCTGTCGCCGGCTCACGTCAACCAGGACGACCCCAGCCTGGTCCCCAACGTCCCTTACTTCGACCTGCCCGCCGGACTCATGGCCCCTCTAGTCAAA CTTGAAGACCATGAATACAAAGCCTTGGATCCCAAAGACATCCGCCTTCCTCCCCCCATGCCCCCTAGTGATCGCCTGCTAGCTGCTGTGGAGGCCTTCTACAGCCCCCCATCCCATGATCGACCCAGGAACag TGAGGGCTGGGAACAGAACGGCCTGTATGAGTTCTTCAGAGCCAAGATGAGAGCCAGGAGGAAAAAGGGCCAGGAGAAACACAACAG tgcCCACGGGGGTAGTCGTTCACACAGCCGTTCTCGTAGTCGGGGCCGCTCCTCATCTCGTTCCAGCTCCAGCTCCTCCAAGTCCTCCCGCTCCTCCTCACGGTCCCGCTCTCGCTCCTACTCCAGATCACGCTCCAG GAGCAGGAGCCGATCCAGGTCGTCCCGCAGTCGCTCTCGTTCCAGGTCTCGCTCCAGATCTCGCTCTCCTGACAAGAGACGGCTAGAGAAGCCCGGACATGRCTCCGCCCCCGCCACCGCCTCCCAGAAGTCCCGTAGCCCCTCCCCTCC CACTAATTCTGGGCTTGGAGCAGCCCCTTCTATCCTGCCTCCAGACAGCAGGCTGGGAGAGGAGAACAAGGGCCATCAACTGCTCATGAAAATGGGCTGGAGTGGTTCAGGGGGGCTTGGCGTGAAGGAGCAGGGCATCCAGGACCCCATCAAGGGGGGAGAACTCCGGGACAAGTGGGACCAGTATAAAGGAGTGGGGGTGTCACTGGACGACCCTTATGAGAACTACCGCAGGAACAAGAGTTACAATTTTGTAGCTCGCATGAAAGCAAGGGAGGAAG TGAATCGGGAACCACAGGAGCCCCCTCCCGCTGAATGA
- the LOC111975319 gene encoding calreticulin, producing the protein MIILPVSFSVYNRLSVKSNTHSLPVQRDGESMRVAVAILAVFASVAVTIDATVYFKEQFQDGDAWKSRWLVSEHKTDYGEWKLTAGKFYGDAEADKGLQTSQDARFYALSSRFEPFSNEGKSLVVQFTVKHEQKIDCGGGYVKIFPADLDQAAMHGDSQYYIMFGPDICGYSTKKVHVIFNYKGKNHLIKKEIKCKDDELTHLYTLILNPDQTYEVKINNEKVESGTLEEDWDILPPKTVKDPEAKKPEDWDDRAKIDDPTDTKPEDWEKPENIPDPDAKIPDDWDVDMDGEWEPPMIPNPEYQGEWKAKQIDNPDYKGAWVHPEIDNPEYTADAAIYKFDNIGVLGLDLWQVKSGTIFDNFLIGDDIKEAEEFGNETWGATKEPEKKMKNAQEEEERKAREEEKSKKDTADDEGDEDEDEDEPEEEPEEEDDDSPTEEEEGEDPKKDKDEL; encoded by the exons ATGATCATattacctgtttccttcagcgtTTATAACCGACTTTCAGTGAAAAGCAACACACACAGTTTACCTGTACAGCGGGACGGTGAAAGCATGAGGGTCGCAGTGGCAATATTAGCAGTTTTTGCATCGGTAGCTGTCACCATTGACGCTACTGTATACTTCAAAGAACAATTTCAGGATGGAG ATGCATGGAAGAGTCGGTGGCTTGTATCAGAGCACAAGACAGACTATGGCGAGTGGAAACTGACTGCTGGGAAGTTTTATGGTGACGCTGAGGCGGATAAAG GTCTCCAGACCAGCCAGGATGCCCGTTTCTATGCTCTCTCCAGCCGCTTTGAACCCTTCAGCAACGAGGGAAAGTCTCTGGTGGTCCAGTTCACTGTCAAACACGAGCAGAAGATTGACTGTGGGGGTGGATATGTCAAAATCTTTCCAGCAGACCTAGACCAGGCAGCTATGCACGGGGACTCGCAGTATTACATCATGTTTG GGCCTGACATCTGTGGCTACAGCACCAAGAAGGTGCATGTCATCTTCAACTACAAAGGCAAGAACCACCTCATCAAGAAAGAAATCAAATGCAAG GATGACGAGCTGACACATCTGTACACTCTGATCCTGAACCCGGACCAGACATACGAGGTGAAGATCAACAATGAGAAGGTGGAGTCaggcactctggaggaggactggGACATTTTGCCCCCAAAGACTGTCAAGGACCCTGAGGCCAAGAAGCCAGAGGACTGGGACGACAGGGCCAAAATCGATGACCCTACCGACACCAAGCCAGAG GACTGGGAGAAGCCCGAGAACATCCCTGACCCTGATGCTAAGATCCCTGAtgactgggatgtggacatggaTGGCGAGTGGGAGCCTCCTATGATCCCCAACCCAGAGTACCAG GGAGAGTGGAAGGCAAAGCAGATTGACAACCCTGACTACAAAGGTGCCTGGGTGCACCCTGAGATCGATAACCCTGAGTACACAGCCGATGCCGCCATCTACAAGTTTGACAACATTGGAGTGTTGGGTCTGGACCTGTGGCAG GTGAAGTCTGGCACCATCTTTGACAACTTCCTGATCGGTGATGATATTAAAGAGGCTGAGGAGTTTGGAAACGAGACATGGGGAGCTACAAAG GAACCAGAAAAGAAAATGAAGAAtgcacaggaggaggaggagaggaaagcgagagaagaggagaagagtaaGAAGGACACTGCTGATGATGAGGGGGATGAAGATGAAGATGAGGATGAGCCAGAGGAGGAGCCAGAGGAGGAGGACGATGACAGCCCAacggaagaggaggaaggggaagatcCCAAGAAGGACAAGGACGAGTTGTAA